From the Halococcus saccharolyticus DSM 5350 genome, the window ATGGGACAACTGTGCATCTCGGCGGGCCGAACCTCCTCAGAAAATTCGGCATCGAGCGGTCCGAATCCATCACGTCGTTCGCCGAAGAAGCCGGCGCGAACGCGCAGACGGTCATCTACCTCGTCCGCGAGGAAACCGACGTAGTCGCCGCGTTCGCACTCGCGGACGTCATCCGTGAGGAGAGCCACCAAACGATCCGCGCACTCCACGACATGGATATCGAGGTGGCAATGATCACCGGCGATTCCGAGGACGTTGCGTCCGCGGTCTCCAAAGAGCTGGACATCGACCAGTACTTCGCCGAGGTGCTTCCCGAGGAGAAAGACCAGATGGTCACGCAATTGCAAGAGGAGGGAAAGCTGGTCGCGATGGTCGGCGATGGAGTCAACGATGCACCCGCGTTGACGCGGGCCGACGTCGGTATCGCCATCGGGTCAGGTACCGATGTCGCCATCGAGTCGGGTGACATCATTCTCGTCGAGAACAACCCGCTCGACGTGATGCGCCTCGTTCGACTTTCAAAAGCGAGCTACCGGAAGATGCAGGAAAACCTCGTGTGGGCGACCGGCTACAACGTCTTCGCACTTCCGCTCGCCGCCGGGGTGCTCGCGCCGATCGGTATCCTGCTTTCGCCCGCGGTCGGGGCGGTGCTCATGTCGTTGTCTACTATTATCGTCGCCATCAACGCACGCCGACTCCGCGGAGTCGACCTGTCATGAGCAGCCGAGGGCAACCGATCTACGACTGGTGGAGCCGTCACCAGAGCCTGTTCGACGTCCTCTACGTCATCGCCTTTCTCGGCCGTGAATCCGAATTCCGGAATCGGGCAATAGAGGCCCTCTCGCTTGACGCTGGCGAACAAGTGTTGGAGCTCGGCTGTGGCCCAGGCAACTCCTTCGAGGCACTTCGAACACGAGTTGGCGATGGGGGACGGGTCGTCGGAATCGACTACAGTACCGGGATGACCGAACGTGCTCAAGCGCGGATTTGCGACGGAGACTGGAACAACGTACACGTCGTCCGTGGCGATGCGACCAAGCCCGGTGTCGAAGATGCTACGTTCGACGCTGTCTATGCCTCGATGTCGCTGAGTGCAATGCCCGATCCGAAGAGCACGCTCAACGCGGCGCACCGTGCGTTGCGACCCGGCGGTCGAATAGTCGTCCTCGACGCGCGTCCGTTCCAGGAGTTCCCGTGGACGTTGCTCAATCCCGTGATGGTTCCACTTTCGAGATGGACAACGAACTGGTTTCCTGAAGAAAACATCCTGGATGCGCTCGACTCCCGATTCGGAACAACGAGAGTAACCGAGTTCAACGGTGGAACGATTTTCATCGCTACCGCACGAAAACCGACACAGAAGGGCACTCCCGAATAGAGTGATGCAACAGACCTTGATTACCGAACGCCCGAAAGGTGCTCCATTATGAGCCAAAACGCCGTTCGCACGCAGGTAGCAACCCGATTCGCTACAGGTGCGGCGGTATCTGCGGGTGGACTCCTCTGTTTACCCTCGCTTTTGGGAGACGTCGACCATATCCACGTTCTGTGGCCTGCGATCAGTGTTTTCGGAGCGATTGCGCTCACGATCATGGTCTGGCTGGCGATCCGTCGCGTCTCGCCGTCGGTCTCTACACAAGCTGGCTGGATGGGGCTCTTCGTCGTGTTCGGTCAAGCAGTCGACGCCGTTTCGACGGCGGTTGGCGTCGACGTTCTCTCCGTGACCGAACAGGTTCCGCTCTCCCGTGCCGTCTTGGAACTCGCCGCGATACTGCCCACCGCATCACTGATCGGCGTCGGGTGGCTCTTCGTTATCGTCAAGATGGTTCTCGCGACGGGCCTGGTCTGGTTGGTCGCTACCGATAGCGAAACGACACCACTCGGTACTCGGCTCCTCTTTCTCGGAGCAGGGCTTGTGGGGCTCCTTCCGGGAGTGCGGAATCTCATCCTCTACACGCTAGGGTGACCGACTGCCGGTTCACTGGCTACAGGATGCCTGTTTCAAAGACGCATCCCGGTCAGGC encodes:
- a CDS encoding class I SAM-dependent methyltransferase, producing the protein MSSRGQPIYDWWSRHQSLFDVLYVIAFLGRESEFRNRAIEALSLDAGEQVLELGCGPGNSFEALRTRVGDGGRVVGIDYSTGMTERAQARICDGDWNNVHVVRGDATKPGVEDATFDAVYASMSLSAMPDPKSTLNAAHRALRPGGRIVVLDARPFQEFPWTLLNPVMVPLSRWTTNWFPEENILDALDSRFGTTRVTEFNGGTIFIATARKPTQKGTPE
- a CDS encoding DUF63 family protein, with amino-acid sequence MSQNAVRTQVATRFATGAAVSAGGLLCLPSLLGDVDHIHVLWPAISVFGAIALTIMVWLAIRRVSPSVSTQAGWMGLFVVFGQAVDAVSTAVGVDVLSVTEQVPLSRAVLELAAILPTASLIGVGWLFVIVKMVLATGLVWLVATDSETTPLGTRLLFLGAGLVGLLPGVRNLILYTLG